In the Pongo abelii isolate AG06213 chromosome 18, NHGRI_mPonAbe1-v2.0_pri, whole genome shotgun sequence genome, cacgaggtcaggagatcgagaccatcctgggctaacacggtgaaaacccgtctctactaaaaatataaaatattagccgggcgtggtggcgggcgcctgtagtcccagctactccggaggctgaggcaggagaatggcgtgaacccgggaggcggaagttgcagtgagccaagatcatgccactgcactccagcttgggcgacacagcgagactccctctcaaaaaaaaaaaaaaaaatgtaatggagttgccggacgcggtggctaatgcctgcaatcccggcactttgggaggctgaggtgggcgggtcacctgaggtcaggagtttaagatcagcctggccaacatggcgaattatttttgtctctactaaaaatataaaaattagccaggcgtggtgacatgcgcctgtaatcccagctactcaggaggctgaggcaggagaatcacttgaacacgggaggcggagcttgcagtgagcagggatcaggccactgcactccagcctgggcaacagagtgaggctccgtctcaaaaaaaaaaaaaaaaaaatgtaatggagAACACTAGGGCCTAGGGACAGACACACAAGGATGTTTGCAGCAGAACTGCTTGTATTTGCAAAAACCTGGGAGCTCCATGAGGGCAATGGGTAAATAAATTATGCTATAAtacactctgattttttttttttttttttttttgagacggcgtctcgctctttctcccaggctggagtgcagtggcacgatctcggctcactgcaggctccacctcccgggttcacgccattctcctgcctcagcctcccgagttgctgggactacaggcgcccactaccattcctggctaattttttttatttttagtagagatgggacttcaccgtgttagccagtatggcctcaatctcctgacctcatgatccgcccaccttggcctcccagaatgctggcattacaggcatgagacacagcgcccggcctactctgaatttttttttttttttttttgagatggaatctcgctctgtcgcccaggctggaatgccatggcgcgatcttggctcactgcaagctccgcctcccaggttcacgccattctcctgcctcagcctcccgagtagctgggactacaggtgcccgccaacacgcccggctaattttttgtatttttagtagagatggggtttcaccatgttagccaggatggtctcgatctcctgacctcgtgatctgcccatctcagcctcccaaagtgctgggattacaggcgtgagccactgtgcccggcctactctGAATTTTTATGCAACTTTTAGATAGGTCTATAAATGTGTCCTCAGAAGGAATGTCAGTAAAGTGGAAAAATCCAGTTGCTGGATAACATGGACGCATCGTATTTCCAAACAAACAGGAAGACcctccagccccctccccaggTCCCCCTCTAGTGAGCCTGGGTGAGGTGGACTCCAGCTGCCTGCAGCCTGGCCAGAGAGGAGGGTTGCTGGGTGTGGGCGCAGCTTTCCACAGTCGGGGTGCTCTTCGCCCAGCAGCAATAAGCATTATTATAGTTGTCTTGgataaaaatatcaaaagttaaataaaagcaaaaaaaaagctgtaATCCAATTTTCTCCAAATAACCACCCTGTGCACCTCCTCCAAATGCTTCCTGTGTGCAAGACTGTGTGAGGACCCGTCTCTCTCTGTGGACACTCTCCCAGGCTCTGCAGGTTGAAaggagtttccctctgtctgttCATGGCCACCTGGTACATACGGGAGACCCTGTCTTCCCACTCCGCCCTGAGTTTCCTGAGGGTAGAAGATGggtctctctcactctgtggtcAGGCAGGAGGGGTGCAGACCGTAACCCTGTCTTTCTGACCCAGTGCCCCAACCTGTCAGCATGAACCACACCAGAGGTGCCCAGACATCAGAGTTTCACAGACAGAAATAGTTTCCCCAGAGTTTTGGGGCTTTTTTTAGGCTCAACTATCATGCATTattattctttcattaaaaaaggTCAttttcccagcctgggcaacatggtgaaatccagcctccacaaaaaaaaaaaaaaaaaaaaaattggccttttCACAAGATGGCGCCGAAAGCGAAGAAGGAAGCTCCTGCCTCTCCTAAAGCCGAAGCCAAAGCGAAGTCTTTAAAGGCCAAGAAGGCAGTGTTGAAAGGTGTCCACAGCCACGTAAAAAAGAAGACCCGCACGTCACTCACCTTCCAGCGGCCCAAGACACTGTGATGCCGGAGGCGGCCTGAATATCCTCCAAGAGCACCCCCAGGAGAAACAAGCTTGACCACTATGCTATCATCAAGTTTCTGCTGACCACGGAGTCGGCCGTGAAGAGGATAGAAGAAAACAACACGCTTGTGTTCACTGTGGATGTTAAAGCCAACAAGCACCACATCAAAcaggctgtgaagaagctctatgACGGTGATGTGGCCGAGGTCACCACCCTGATTCCGCCtgatggagagaagaaggcatGTGTTCGACTGGCTCCTGATTACGATGCGTTGGATGTTGCCAACAAAATTGGGATCATCTAAACTGAGTCCACCTGcctaattctaaatatatatatatatatatatatatatatatagtcaccataaaaaaaaaattgtagccaagcatggtggcatgtgtgtctgtagtcccaactactccacagcctgaggcaggaagatcccttgagcccaggaggtcaaggctgcagtgagccaagatcacaccactgcactccagcctgggtgactgagcgagaccccatctcaaaaataaattaagtaattaattaaatcattcaagggctggggacggtggctcacacctgtaatcccaacactttgggaggcagaggtgggtggatcacaaggtcaggagttcaagaccagcctggctaatatggtgaaacctgtctctactaaaaatacgaaaaactggcacgcgcctgtagtcccagctactcgggaggctgaggcaggagaatcgcttgaacccgggaggtggaggctgcagtgagccaagatcacaccactgcactccagcctgggtgacagacagagcaagactccgtctaaaaaaaaaaaaaaaagaagcaaaggtcATTTTCCAACCCAAAAAAGTAGGAAGTACCCACCCTTTTTGAAGGCGGCCTgctcctccacacctgtgggtatttctggTCAGGTGGggcgagagactgagaaaagaaataagacacagagacgaAGTACAGAGAAGGAAgggtgggcccaggggaccagcgcaCTCAGCATGCGAGGACCTGCACCAGcgctggtctctgagttccctccgtatttattgatcattatttttACTGTCTTAGCGAGGGGAGTGTAGCAGGGCAACAgatggagagaaggtcagcagggaaacgtgagcaaaggaatctgtatcATGAGTACGTTCAAGGAAAGGTACTGTGCCCGGATGTACACAtgggccagatttatgtttcactttacataaacatctcagtgtagcaaagagtaacagagcagtattgctgccagcatatcTCGCCACCAGCCACAGGGCGGTTTTCTCCTATCGCAGAATAGAACGAATGGTCGgctttacaccgagacattccattcccagggacaagcaggagacggaagccttcctcttatctgaactgcaaagaggcctctctccttcactactcctcctcagcacagaccctttacgggtgtggAGCTGGGGGATGGTAAGGTCTTTActttcccacgaggccatatctcaggctgtctcagtgtggggaaaccttggacaatacccaggctttcttgggcagaggtccctgcggctttccgcagtgcattgtgTCCCTGATTAATCGAGAacagagaatggcgatgacttctACCAggcatactgcctgcaaacaaattgttaacaaggcacatcctgcaccaGCCCTGAATCTGTTAAACCTTGAttcaacacagcacatgtttctgtgagcacagggctgtgctaaaattacaggttaacagcatctcaaagcagaaacaatttttcttagtacagatcaaaatggagttttctacatagacacagtaacaatctcatctctcttcttttccccacacttttttttttttttttgagacggagtctcactcttgtcccccaggttggagtgcaatggtgcgatctcagctcactgcaatctctgcctcccaggttcaagcgattctcctgcctcagcctcctgagtagcggggattacaggtggatgccatcacgcccggctaatttttgtattttttagtagagacggggtttcaccatattgg is a window encoding:
- the LOC112129365 gene encoding LOW QUALITY PROTEIN: large ribosomal subunit protein uL23-like (The sequence of the model RefSeq protein was modified relative to this genomic sequence to represent the inferred CDS: inserted 1 base in 1 codon; substituted 1 base at 1 genomic stop codon), with product MAPKAKKEAPASPKAEAKAKSLKAKKAVLKGVHSHVKKKTRTSLTFQRPKTLXCRRRPEYPXKSTPRRNKLDHYAIIKFLLTTESAVKRIEENNTLVFTVDVKANKHHIKQAVKKLYDGDVAEVTTLIPPDGEKKACVRLAPDYDALDVANKIGII